The following is a genomic window from Manihot esculenta cultivar AM560-2 chromosome 9, M.esculenta_v8, whole genome shotgun sequence.
caggactaccacctgctagggagatagagttcgaaatagaagttatgcctggaaccagaccgatctctatccctccctacaggatggcaccagcagagttaaaagagctaaaggagcagttgcaagagctggtagataagggtttcatccgaccgagtacctcaccttagggcGCTCCAGTgatgtttgtaaagaagaagtatggatccttgagactttgtatcgactacaggcagtttaacaaagtcactaccaagaacaagtatcatTTACCCatgatcgatgatctatttgaccagctagcaggagcgggttgtttttccaaaatagatctaagatctggataccaccagctgagaatcaaagaagaggatgtgccgaagacagcgttcaggatcagatatgggcactatgagtttctagtgatgtcgtttgggctaaccaatgcccctgtagcattcatggatctcatgaacagagttttcagtcagtatctggatcactttgttattgtcttcattgatgatatcctcgtgtattccagaaatgcagaggagcatgcccatcatctgaggttagttttgcagactttgagggagcatggcttgtatgccaagttctccaagtgtgaattctggttaaggagcatttctttcttggggcatgttgtatcagaccaaggaattgaagtggaccccaagaaaatagaggttgtagctagctggcctagacccactacagtgacagagattaagagttttctgggtttgacAGGCtattataggaggttcgttcaggacttctctaagatcgcCGCTCCTATGATCAAattaaccaagaagaatcagaagtttgtgtggtctgaccaGTAGGAAGAAAGTTTCgaagactttcagccgccgaacgctgcccccgaaagtgcttgactttcagctctggagggaccttcggccgccgaacctaccgccgaaagtctcATGTCCAACcctcctttgcctgtttttccatgcatgtttgagatgttttaggggggtttttggggagatgttcagagttatgttagagtatatttggtccctcatttgagtccacctttgtaggatcggacccgaggaaccaaggaggcccacaaaGTTAGCTGGTTCAGAGTGATTCCAGCAtctactagaggtgagtagaactgaactatgttttaaactaatgaaaattttgagcatgacccatgcatcatgaatgccatgtatatgttagGTTGTATTgtattagtattcacgaagatgacgcattgcattatttcttgtcggtgtggatggacaacaggacgaccctttagccctctagttattattttatgtaacagaagtcctgaggagctcctttgagagccgggcacagagcttattgtatgtaacagaagtcctgaggagctccaccgagggccgggcacagagtagagggatttttgggtcagtccatccgttatgtgacttgtttgtgatgtgatgcattttatgGAAGCATGAtttattaaatgatttttattattgttctgctcacccagctctcgtagctcacccctctccctaacccccaggtttgcagggccagagatagcacGGGATAGCAgcaagagaaaagtctatgtaatagtacagtagtggacatgtcttgtaaaaaaataatgtaatgtaatgtaatgtatattgaggatagaattgtgcttggccctagagtatggttgatcccttttgtacatgatcagtaTCTTATGTTTTATAGTGATATGTGTTGagaaccaagcttaatatatgtaatgttgacctaactagagcatttgatgagggctctagtatggggttttatgtttacagttagtgcatgcacaggttaaacttggttgatgaaaagtttaaaattttatggaagttgtggatcatgtatgggatttatcaggtttacaggatgcatagtaggcttgctacgggtttcggcaaccttaagtcgatctgaatcctagcgccggtagcggtccggtcccCGGATCATTACAGTTAggattctcattgccattgctaTGTACTATGATTATGAGATAtgacaaatggatgtcaaaacagctttccttaatggaaacttgctcgaaGATGTGTACATGATACgacctgagggttttgtaatccctgagaattcgaGAAAGATTTACCagcttcaaagatccatttatggattgaagcaagcctctcgaagctggaatcttcgttttgatgagataatcagggactttggattcatcaagaatgaaaATGAACCTTGTATTTagaagatggttagtgggagtgcagttgtgtttctagtcctatatgtggatgacatattactcattggaaatgatattccTATCTtacaaaaggttaagacttggttagggaattttTTTTCAAGGAAGGACTTAGGCGAGgttgcatatatccttggtgttaagatctataaggatagatccaagaggataattgctctgagtcaaagtacttatattgataaagtgctgaaaaggttcaacaTGCAAgaatgcaagattccaaaagaggattcttgccaatgtctcatggtattcatctcagcaagaaccaatgtcctatgacatctgatgagcgagaacggatgaataagatttcTTATctttctgctattggatctatcatgtatgtcatgttatgtactagaccagatgtctcatatgcattaagcacaacaagcagatatcaggtaGATCCCgatgaaagtcactggacaactGTTAataatatcctaaagtaccttagaaggactaaggatgcattcctagtttatagaggtttggaagacgagctagttgtaaaaggttacacagatgctagtttccaaaccgataTAGATGACTTTAGATTGCAGTCAGGATtcatattcactttaaatggtggagttgttagtttgaaaagttccaagcagagcactgtagcagattctacaataaaAACTTAGTATATAGCAGCATTAGATGCAGCTAAgtaggcagtctggttgaagaaattcatcacagAGTTTGGAGTGGTttccagcattgcaaatcctatggacctttattgcgataacaatggtgccataACACAGGCAAatgagcccagatctcatcagaaATCTAAGCATATACTCatgcgatatcaccttattcgagagatcattgatagaggagatatcaaaatatgcaaagtagacacaaatgataaTATTGCAGATCCACTAACCAAGCCACTCTcgcaggtcaagcatgatcagcacacttgGTCTATTGGTATTACAtatttgtatgattaggcctagtgcaagtgggagattgttagtgtatttggcCTATACCATTATTTTGAACCTTTTTATATGtcattttagttattaataaaataggttttattatcattattatttgtttgcatgttacataataatgattaatatccctggttacttattattatagtgataataataaaatatgactaataTAAAAGACATTCGTGTAAATACCATTGAAGGTGTTCGTTTCAAAAGCAGCGTCATCAGTCCGGAATAATATTTTCTCGTCAAGTCTAACATGTTAGTTTTTTATCATTCATTTCGAAATAAACGAAACACTCAGATCCTGTGAAAaaaattagagatttttattttttcgctgcgtATTTTAAATTGGAGTAATCTCTAAGTATCTTAAcaaaattaactaatataattctattttattttattttatttataaaaattttttaaaacatttcataggatttaatattaaatatatttaataaaatttaatatttttacgaTAAGTATAGttaaaaagttatatataaaaaaataaaatgaaatatcgagtatatttaatataaaaataataattattaaattaaatattatattgaagattatatatataattaaagattATTTAACTTAAATATGTAACTTAACAATCATAAGTTTGCCGTTAtagaattttaaacttttcccgGCGTTCACATTTTTAACAATTATGAAGCTCGTGTTGCAGAAACTTCAACTGTTTTTTAAACTTTCATATTTACGAAATTATTGCAAAATTTTGATTGGACGGTCGAGTAGAGCAAAAGTCTGTACTCGCGAATGGAGCTGCGTTGTCCACATGGTATTTGTGTTTGGTTGGTTAATTTCACACGCCAATCGAAAAGTGCCAGACTTTGGAATCCGCTCACTTTTTGGATTTATTTCTCCACTAACCCATAAAATACGATCATTTTATGAGATAAaaactttttcataatttttaaattttaatattttttttatcattcagAATGAAGGGAATATTTTTTActgcatttttaaaatttttccaaATAGGTTGAAATTGATAATTgttaaagatttttaaaaatagattcttattttcttttaaatataaatttaaatttaaaaaattttacatttaataCTCTTACAATatcagaaaatatttatttttgtgtaGACATAACTCATataagaatatatttttattagtaattttcatttaaaaatgatgtttttaaaaaatttaaattctagtGAGATTTCCATTGAATACTTCAAATACTGGATCTACCGCCATTCCTGCTAAAATTTATACTCTCTTTGAATAACTGGATCTACTGCCATTCCTGCTAAAACTACTTTAAAACCGTACTTAACCGTTAAAAAGTGGACGGTGGGTGTAATTTTCAGTTGTGTTACTAATGTCGGCAGATGGCAGGTAAAACGAGTGATCCATTGGCTCAAACGAAGTCCACGTTACACAGTCATGCTCCACCCACGTTTGCAATTTTTTAAtcacagttttttttttgaattaattccCGATTAGTCATCATCCGTTGACTACTGACGAGTCTTGCACTGATCGTGTTCGGGGAACTGTTTGAACAATCTAAATCAAATTCCATGAGCCCACCTATAAAATCATCGTCCTCTTGTTCACGGATCTCAACTTTCTGAAAATTATATTCTGGGTTTCGCAACTGTTTAAACAATCACGTAGTTTCCTTTAGGTGTACAACATTTTAAGCATAAGGAGTCAGGAAATCAGATTTGCAAGAAGAGGAAACAACAAGAGTCGATCCTCTGCTGATACCTCAAGAACTGGCACTCAGGATACTGTTGCTTCTACTATGGACGGCAACAATGGTGATTAAGAATTTCTATATTTATTAGACTTTGCTTCCATATCAAAGGGGTTTGACTTTGATGCAGGGTTTTACTGATTGCCTTCTGATATTTCAACTATCACTGGTTATTGATGATGATttgtctttctttctttcttggttttctcttcctttttttcaatttcaacAAGTCAAACTAACAAGGGTTGgaattaaatgaaatttaaaacaTGGGCTTTGATTGTTGAATTATGTTTTCTTTCAGGGTTCACATTTACTGAAGTAAATTCAGTTAAAGCGAGTTCTATGAAAGTAATCTCTTGCCACTTTTCAGCAGATGGAAAATGGCTTGCTACTGCTGGCCATGATAAAAAGGTAAACCTAACtttctcaaaataaatttactttctGGTAAATTAATTCTTTGAAAACCTGATTTTACTTGTTCAGAAGGATTGAATTGTTTGTTACTTTGTCAGTGTGAACACTTGGGAAAAAGAAGGGAAGGAAAGACTACTTCCAATGTTTCTTCTGGATCATGCCAAGCTTAAACAGAATGTAATTTTGTTTGCCTGTTTTTCTGTGATGCAGGCTGTACTGTGGTATACAGATGGGTTAAAGCCAAAATCTATATTTGAAGGGCATTCATCTTTGATTACAGATGTCTGTTTCAGTCCAGTCTTGCCATATCTTGCAACATCTTCATTCGACAAAACTATAAGGGTCTGGGATGCTGGCAGTGTTAGTTCacatactctgtcattttctcCATTATAGTTCTCTGACCCAATAGTTGcttccttttgccttttcccctaaaaaaaattgtatatatTTTTGCTTGTTCAAAAGGTTGTGGTTGAACTTTTTATCCCATTAGATATGTGGATATTATTTAGCTGCGAGGTTGcttaggtattttttttatgcatgtAATTTTGCTGTTTGGTTTTGTCTCAAAGATTGTTATGGGTTGTGGATGGAATTGAATTAAGTACATATTTTGCCCTTTTTTCTCTCATTACAGTGGGTTCGGCTGTTGAGggttttaaatgttaaaaaatggCTGTGGAATTAATGAGGATACTTCCTTGTTCCTGTTTAGAGCAGATGGGGTGGTTGCACACTGACCACTTGCCATTCAAAATATCTTGATGGTTAGAATGCAATCTTGACCTTTTGTCATGAGAGAGACTTTATTTATTGAAGGTAAAATTAATGTGGCTTTAGCTGCCAAGTTGACTAGTAATACTTAATTCTCTTtgaattcaaaaattttaagtGGTGGTAGTTTTTGGTATACTAAGTGTTTAAAATGCATACTAAACCAGTGGCTAGCAAGAAGGCAATCTAGAGACTGTTCAGCATTAGGTTTTGGTAGAAGTGGATGATTCCATCCTTCTCTAAGCATAACATATCAGGATGAAGTGGCATTTTGCCTCTTTTGCTGATAACAGTTTTGTTGTTAATCAAAACTGTGAAGTATTACTTTACCATGTTTGATGGAGTTAGAATTTTATTACTCTCCACCTATGCctacacaatttttttttttacatgttGTAAGATACTTCCAGTAAAGAATACTATTGTATCCTTTGGGTTTGCTTCATCAAATTCATATTGTTGTAGCTTCTTGCAGCCTCATGACTCCTTACATACTTTTAGGGGACACTCTACTTGTGTTATGTCAGTAGATTTCCACTCAAACAGAGATGACCTTATTTGCTCTTGCGATGGGAATGGCGAGATACGATACTGGAGTATTACTAACAGTAATTGTGCAGGAGTTTTCAAGGTAGAATATTGTGGATTGTTTGATTTACAATATCAGTTGGCCAACACTAgtagttttttattattacttttttttggATTAGGGCGGTACGGCCCAGGTGAGATTTCAACCCCGTCTGGGGAGGTATCTTGCTGCAGCTGAGGATTTTTCTGTGTCCATACTAGATGTTGAGACACAAGCAAGTAGACAGTTACTACAGGTTAGTTTAAAGTTTTCTCTCACCTCATAGCTAATCAGGTTCATGTGGTGCAGTGATATAAAACACTATTCTTTTTTATCCCTTAAAATGAAAAGGATGATTCACAAATCACCATGGTTAACAATGTTGTATCATGTGTTCTTCGAAAAAACAGGGAGAATGTTTTTATCATGGTTGGTATTTTGTGGTGACATATTAGTGTAGTTTGTTCTTTAACTGCTAATTTATATGTCAGTATGTGAATATGAAAAACTTGTAACAAATTAAGAGTATAAAAAGAAACTTATAACCTTGATGAGCTGATGAATATGTGAGTCCGTACGTATACTTAATTTAGGGAAGCTCAAAGCAAACATGAACAACCTTTGCTTACTGCAGCATCGCTGACATTCTACTGGCTATGAATGGCTAACTGCAGGGACATGTCAAGCCAATTCATTTTCTTTGCTGGGATCCTTCAGGCGAGTATTTAGCATCAGTGAGTGAGGACTCTGTCAGAATATGGAGAGTTGGATCAGGGGATGAAGGAGAATGCATTCATGAGTTGAGATCTAAAGGCAACAAATTCCATTCCTGTGTTTTTCATCCCACAAACCCTTCCTTGCTAATCATTGGCTGTTACCAGGCAAGCTGGAATCTCCATTTGTTGATGACTCTTGTgataactattaaatttttgaacTTCTTGTTGTGCAAGTATGTTGCTGGTGTTTGTTACTGTTTCTGATATAAAATTGTGGGCATGTGCTTCAGTATCTGGAACTTTGGAACATGACTGAAAACAAGTCTAGGAGCGTTCCTGCTCATGAAGGATTAATTGCTTCCTTGGCTGTATCAACTGCTACTCGAATGGTTGCTTCTGCTAGTCATGATAAGTTTGTGAAGCTGTGGATTTGAGTCTGCTATTTTCATTATCATCTACGAAATGCTTCTGCTTCATTTGGGTTGCTTAATTTCTCCATTTTGTGTTTTGACCTAGTTGAGGTCCTCAACACTTGAAGCTAACCCTGTTTGACACGTGGCAGTGcttttaaccttcaactgaaagtTCATTGAGCTTTAGACTTTTTGGGATTTTCTCACTAATAAAACAAATGATCCTCCTTTTGTTTCCTGCAAATATCATCATCCATTAATAAATACGAAAAGATTTAGTTgataaattttgttatttttaataaatttataaatatgtcATTCGTATTTCTGCtgcttgttaattttttatattcaatcaCATAATActttcaatgtttatgattattttgaaaaataaaaataaagttaaatacatcaaattgaattgatttttatctTTCAATAATCATTTCAACATTTTAATTGGTTTATTGacatttaactttattttataaaattataataattaactccaatatcataattaaattttataaagttttattaatta
Proteins encoded in this region:
- the LOC110623570 gene encoding transcriptional corepressor LEUNIG isoform X2, which gives rise to MDGNNGFTFTEVNSVKASSMKVISCHFSADGKWLATAGHDKKAVLWYTDGLKPKSIFEGHSSLITDVCFSPVLPYLATSSFDKTIRVWDAGSPHDSLHTFRGHSTCVMSVDFHSNRDDLICSCDGNGEIRYWSITNSNCAGVFKGGTAQVRFQPRLGRYLAAAEDFSVSILDVETQASRQLLQGHVKPIHFLCWDPSGEYLASVSEDSVRIWRVGSGDEGECIHELRSKGNKFHSCVFHPTNPSLLIIGCYQYLELWNMTENKSRSVPAHEGLIASLAVSTATRMVASASHDKFVKLWI
- the LOC110623570 gene encoding transcriptional corepressor LEUNIG isoform X1, which encodes MENGLLLLAMIKSVNTWEKEGKERLLPMFLLDHAKLKQNVILFACFSVMQAVLWYTDGLKPKSIFEGHSSLITDVCFSPVLPYLATSSFDKTIRVWDAGSPHDSLHTFRGHSTCVMSVDFHSNRDDLICSCDGNGEIRYWSITNSNCAGVFKGGTAQVRFQPRLGRYLAAAEDFSVSILDVETQASRQLLQGHVKPIHFLCWDPSGEYLASVSEDSVRIWRVGSGDEGECIHELRSKGNKFHSCVFHPTNPSLLIIGCYQYLELWNMTENKSRSVPAHEGLIASLAVSTATRMVASASHDKFVKLWI